The window GAGAACATCTGGGCATGGCTCAAGACTACTGCGCCCGAGGCAGTGCGTATTCGGCCGACAAAGAACTACCCGAGAGGATACGTAAGTTCTACGTGTACGCCTAGAACACCCCGAGCAAGGTGAGGAGGCGCGCAGATGCCAGGCTGCATTTCAAGACAGCATGATCTCAGTTTGAGGTTGCTTACCTATAGTGCTGATGACCGGCCCAAACGACTGGTACCAGCAGTACAAGTACCGCGTCATCTACAGGAGGGATGACGCCAGGCTGGTCACCTGGCGCCACCCCAGTCGATCTACCGGCGCGCCCAGGCTACCTGCCTAACGGGGCCCCCATGGTCCTGGCCCCGGCCATGGCCCTGGTCCCGGTCCCGACCATGGGCCTGGCCACCACGGACGCCACCATGGACGCCACCACCATGGCCTCCACCACGGGGGCCCCCACCATAGCGTGGCGTTGGGGTCCGCTTCAGCTTGTGACCCGGCGGGCATGGATGCTGGTACCGAATATGGATCAAGAGGATAAGACACGTTTGTCACCTCCGCTTCGGGCATTAGTGCTGGGATCGACGGAGTCGAAACGGCGACTGCCGTTGATACCGTATGCAGGCGCTCCCGTACGGCAACCGGGGCCGAAGGACTTGTTTCGGACGGCCGTGACGGGGGAATGGACCGACACTCGTCTTTCGCCGGCCTGCTGTCGGAGTTCTCTTCCTGCCCTCTCAGATAGGAAGGATATCGGTAATTGACGAAGAAATGTCAGCGTGGCATGGATGATGCGCGGAAAACGGACCATTCACACGATTTTTGGGGGGATCGGGAATGCTTCTCAGGGGCGAACGGGGGTTTACCCTGATCGAACTCATGGTTGTTGTGGTCATTACTGGAATCCTCTCGAGCATGGCCGTACCGAAATACGCCAATTTCCGAAGCCGGGCGGAGGCTGCAGTATGCCGGGCAAACCGCAAGACGCTGGAATCGGCCAGGGCCATGCGGTACACAGAGACAGGAGACTGGGGCACAGGCATAGACGATCTGTCTCCTTACCTCGAGAATGCGGCGGAGTTTCGGTGCCCCTCAGGAGGAAACTATACCTTCGTGCCGGACACTGGCGAGGTTACGTGTGACGTGGAGGGACATAACTAACAGCTGGGTATTGGTTGGTTGTTTTGGATCGGCAGGCCGTCCCGCGCGTCTTGAGACTGGATGGGAACGGCCTGTTCGTATGCCCACCGATGACCATCGTCATCAGTGACGGTGAAGCCCGCACCTGATACGTGCTTGCACGGGACTCCAAGGAGGCAGTGAGGGGCCACAAGATCCTCTCTTTCTTTGACCGCGCGCCCGAATTGCGCGCCCAGGCAGGTTGGCTGGAGCATCGTGCGGCAAATCCCACCGAACACCAGTATACCCGTTACTTCATCGGGTTACATCCGCAACCGGTGGGATCCTAACTGGGGGTGGTTCCTATGGCGAGGCGACGTTCCATTGTCTCCGACGAGGTGAAGTACGAGATCGCACGCGAACTCGGGTTCGCTGACCGGATCAACGTGGACAACGGAGCCTACGACTATGGCAACATCACTACCCGGCAGGCCGGCCTCATCGTCCGCGGCCTAATCGAGAAGGCCGAACAGATGATGGCGGCCGACCTTGCGCGGCGGGGGCAGTAGCCCCCGCTTCTGCTTCCACAGAGAAGAAAGAAGAAGTCCTCCTTGACATAATATAATATTGTGGTACTATAATATCACAAAGGGGGTGTTCGGGGTTTGACTACTGCCCTTCAGATATCGGAAGCCACATCTCTGGCCTTGCATAGCATGGCACTTATCGCCCGGGGTGAGGGCCGGCTCGTGAGCGGAAGAGACATCGCACAGACCATGCAGTTCTCACGGGCTCACTTGGCCAAAGTGCTGCAGAGACTTGTTCACACAGGCCTACTCTGCTCTGTACGGGGTCCCAAGGGAGGGTTCGTTTTGGCCAGGCCGGCTAATAAGATCACCCTCCTGGACATATATGAGGTCATCGAAGGGCCTCTTTCGACGGAACCGTGCCCGGTGAACGCGCAGGAATGCCCGTTCGGCGAGTGCATACTCAAGCAACTGCCCGAGAGACTTACCTCGGAGTTCCGGGATTTCCTTTCCGCCACTACACTAGCTGACATCTCTCAAAAGGAGTGAGGGCTGTGACCTCCAGTCAGCCGACGAAGGCAATAATCCAGATTGATTCAGACAAGTGCGACGGATGCGGCATATGCGCCACGGCATGTGCAGAAGGGGCCATCGAGATTATCGATGGCA is drawn from Bacillota bacterium and contains these coding sequences:
- a CDS encoding Rrf2 family transcriptional regulator, translated to MTTALQISEATSLALHSMALIARGEGRLVSGRDIAQTMQFSRAHLAKVLQRLVHTGLLCSVRGPKGGFVLARPANKITLLDIYEVIEGPLSTEPCPVNAQECPFGECILKQLPERLTSEFRDFLSATTLADISQKE
- a CDS encoding prepilin-type N-terminal cleavage/methylation domain-containing protein, giving the protein MLLRGERGFTLIELMVVVVITGILSSMAVPKYANFRSRAEAAVCRANRKTLESARAMRYTETGDWGTGIDDLSPYLENAAEFRCPSGGNYTFVPDTGEVTCDVEGHN
- a CDS encoding alpha/beta-type small acid-soluble spore protein, producing MARRRSIVSDEVKYEIARELGFADRINVDNGAYDYGNITTRQAGLIVRGLIEKAEQMMAADLARRGQ